GATGATCACCAGGGTCAGCACCGTGGCCACGGCGGCGCCGTAGCCGACCTTCGACTTGTCGAAGAAGTTCAGGAACGAGTAGTAGCTGGGCACCAGCGTGGTGCCTTCGGGTCCGCCGCGAGTCAGCACGTAGACCGGCGCGAACACCTTCAGGGCCGCGATGGTGCAGGTCAGGGTGACCACGAACGTCTCCGGCTTGATCTGCGGCAAGGTGATGGCCCGGAATCGAGCGCCCCAGCCGGCACCGTCCAGTTCGGCGGCCTCGTACAGCTCGGGGTCGACCCGCTGCAGCGCCGACATGAAGATCACCACCGGGTAGCCGATCTGCACCCAGATCAGGACCAGCATCACGCTGGGCATGGCCAGGGCCGGGTTACCCAGCCAGTCCGGCGGGTCGGTGACGCCGAGTTGGCCCAGGAACACGTTCACGGCGCCGTCCTGGGCGTTCAGGATCCAGTTCCAGACGATGCCGGCCACGGCCACCGGCAGGATCTGCGGAAGGTAGTAGGTCGCCCGCAGCACCGCGGCCACCCGGGGGCCGAAGCACCGTCCGAGATAGTCGAACAGGACGGCGGCCAGGATCAGTCCGATGATGGTCGGGATGATCACCATGGCCACGATCATCGAGATCGAGTTCCGGAAGGACGTCCAAAAGGCCTCGTCAGCGAGCAGATCGGCGTAGTTGCCCAGGCCGACCCAGCGCATCGGGGCGAGCCCGCCCTTCCAGCGGAACAGGCTGAAGTACAGGTTCATGGCCAGCGGGTAGCCGATGATCACGGCGAAGGCGATGATCGCCGGCAGCAGGTAGGGCAGGTAGCCCACCCAGCTCGCCTTGCGGCGCCGGCGGGGGGCGGTGGCGGTGGTCGCCATGGTCGGAACTCCTCGGACGTGGGGGGACCGGGCCCTTGGTGGGGCGGGAGAGGTACCGCCCCACCAAGGTTCTGGCGGGTCAGCCGTTCAGAATGTCGGCCTTACCGGTGGTGTAGGCCTTGCCAAGCCCCTCGAGGGTGGCGTTGACGTCCTTGTTGCCGTTGGCCAGCGCCTGCAGCTGGGCCACGATGACGTCGTAGAAGCCGGCCACCGGCCAGTCGGGGTAGAACGCCAGGCCGTCCTGGGACAGGATCGAGTTGAAGTTCTCGGTCAGTTCCTTGACCTTCGGGTCGGTGATCGCGGACGTGTCGCCGGCCACCGGCAGGCCACCCTTGGCGGCCAGGACGTTCTGGACGTCCTTGCTCAGAGTGATGTCGATGAACTCCTTGGCCAGATCAGCGTTCTTGGCCTTGGTCGGGACCACCCACAGGTTGCCGGACGAGCCCGGGTGCAGCTTGTTGCCGGGGAAGGTGAACATGCCCCAGTTGGCCTTCATCTCGGTGGACAGTCGGCCGAACCACCAGGAGCCGGAGACCATCATCGGGTAGGTGCCCTTGATGAACGCCACACCCATGTCCTCAGCCTTCAGAGCCGCGGAGTTCTTGGCCAGGTAGCCCTTCTTGATCCAGTCCGAGAGGGTCTGGGTGCCCGTGGTGAGCGGTGCGCCCTGCCAGTTCACGTCCGACTTGAACAGCTGGTAGCCGTCCACGAAAGAGCGATCGCCATTAGCCAGGACCAGCTCGTACCACAGCTGGCCCAGCGGGTACTCGGCACCGGCCGTTGCCAGCGGGGTGACGCCCTTGGCCTTGAAGGTGTCCATCACCTTGAGGAACTCGTCCATGGTGGTCGGGACCTTGAGGCTGTACTTATCGAACATGTCCTTGTTGTAGTAGACGCCCACGAACTCGCCGTAGTTGGGGACGCCGTACCACTCGCCGGAGCCCATCAGGCCCTTGTCGTCGTACTTCGCGGTGGCCGACAGCGAGCCGGCCAGCTTGGTGTCCCAGCCGTACTGCTTGGCGGCGTCGGTGAGCGGGGCGATCAGGCCCTGCGCGGCCAGCTGGCCGGCGGTGGCGTTGCCCTTGTTGTACTCCATGACGTCGGGGACGGTGTCGCCGGTGAGGACGATCTTGGCGTTCTTCTGGATCTGCTCGAAGGTCTGCTCCTCGGTCTTCACGGTGACCTCAGGATGCTTGCTCTTGAAGATCTCGATGGCCTTGGCCCAGGCCTGGCCCATGGCCGAATCGTCGGACTCGTAGTCCCAGATGGTGAAGGTGCGGGCCTCAGCGGGTGCAGCTGCCGAGGAGGACGCGGGGCTTCCAGACGGGGCCGCCGTCCCGGCAGCACCGCCGGAACACGCGGTCAGAACAAGCGCTAGCGACGCCGATGTCGCCACGAGCGCCAGACCCGAAATGCGCTTCATGAGTTGTCCTTTCGGAAAGGGTTCTTGCCGGGGTTCCGGCGGTCACGAACGACCAAGGTCGACGTTCGCTATGGTCCGGGCTGGACCAATGCTCATCCCTGGCTCCAGCACGCAGGCGATGAGTTGATTCGGGATCGGCTGGCGGGCCGGATCAAGCTGGCTGAGCAGACAGTCGACTGCCAGCCGTCCCAGTTCCCCGCCCGGGGAGTGCATGGTGCTCAAGACCGGGTAGCTCAGCGTGCCCACCCCGGGCGAGGTGACGATGCCCAGCACTGAGACGTCGTCGGGAATGGCCAGGCGGCGAGCCTGGAGTTCGGCATAGACCCCGAAGGTGGCCAACTCGTTCATGGTGACGAAGGCGGTCACCCGGGGATCAGAGGTGAGGAGGTCGGCGGTCACCTTGCGGCCGACCACCGGCGAGTCCTCACAGGCGCGGCTGAGCGCGGTCAGGCCGCGCTTGGCCATCTGCTCATCGAAGGCCGCGGCGGCCCGGACGGCCGGGCCGTAGCCGGCGTCGATCCGCTCCTGGGAGTGATTGATGAACGCGATGTGCCGGTGGCCCAGGCCGGCCAGGTGGTCGATGGCACCGATTACGGTGGCCTCGAAGTCGATGTCGACGCTGGGACGAGCGGAGACGTCGCGAGTACGTCCGATCATGGCGTAGGGGATCTTGGCCGCCTCGAGAATGTCGATCCGGTCGTCGTCCAGGCAGACCTCCATCACCAGGACGCCGTCGGCCATTCCCTGGCGGGCCAGGTTGCGCATCTCCTTGCCCTCGGAGTCGCGGAACGGCCACAGCACCAGCTGATAGCCCGACTCGCGGGCTCGCTGGGCAGCGGCCTGGACGAACTCGCCGCCGGTGTTGCCGACCGTGGCCACCTCTGGGTAGATCAGCGCGATGACGTTGCTGCGCCGGGAGGCCAGGGAGCGGGCCATGGCATTGGGGTGGTAGCCGAGTTCGCGCATGGCGACCTGGATCCGCTGGCGGGTCTCGTCACTGATCGGACGAGTGCCGGACAAGGCATAAGAGACCGTCGACACCGATACGCCGGCCTTACGTGCCACGTCAGCGATGGTCGCCACGCTCGCCTCCTCGAGAGCATCGAAGCGCTTAGTCGAAGCGCTTCGATGCAATAGTCCGGCGCTGCCCCCGGCTTCGTCAAGAGGGTGAGCCGAGCAATCCTGCTGAGAGCGCGGGAGCGAGCCTGCGCAGTGCGGCTGAAGCTCAGGAGAGCAGGCTGTGAAGCGCGCTGCGCCAGACGAAGGGGCCGATACTGGCCACCCGGGTGGAGGCTGCCGCCACCGCGAGGGCCAGGGCCTGGGTTCGCGGCAATCCGGCGGCCAGCGCGTAGGCATAGGCGCCGTGCAGGACGTCGCCGGCACCGAGGGTGTCCGCAGCCCGGATCGAGTCCGGGACCACCTGACCGGTCGCCGTGGCCGTCCACCACTGCAGCGGCTGGGCGCCATGGCTGACAGAGATCAGCTGCGGGCCCAGGGCCAGGAGCGCGGACGCGTCCAGCCCGCCGGGGTGGACGTAATCGGCCGAGCAGAGGACGTCACTGGCCAGGGGGAACAGCTCATCGAAGCTCGGCTTGTGGGAGCCGGCGTCCACCACGATCGGCAGGCCTCGCTCGTTCGCGAACCGGGCCGCCGGCAGCGCCAGCGCGGGATGGTGGCCGTCGACCAGCAGCACCTGGGCCCGCCCCAGCTCGGGCGCCGGCAGCGTCGGGAAGTCCGGCTGATGCGCCGAACCGGAGACCACGATCCGATCGCCGGTGGCGCTATCGACCAGCACGCAGGACGCCGTCAGCTCGAAGCCCGGCGGGGCGGCATCGATCACCTCGACCCCGGCACCGGCCAGGTCGGCGCGGACCACGTCCGCCGCACTTCCGTGGCCGATCGCCGTCCACAGCACCGGACGTCCACCCAGCGCGGCGAAGGCGATCGCGGCATTGGCGGCCGGGCCGCCGGCGGCCAGCCAGGTGTCAGTGGCCACCACCTTCTGATTGGGGGCCGGGACGCCGTCCACCCGTTGCACGACATCGAGGGTGGCCAGGCCGACGAACCAGCCGGTCGGCGCACTCATGGGGTGCGGCCGTCGCCCAGATCCAGGACGCACAGGCTCAGCCCGCCGGGCGCCTCCATCACCGTCCAGCCGCTGCGGACCGCCCGGGACTGGGCACCGAGCGCGGTCAGCCGCTCGACCTCGGCCGGACGATCGTCGGTGCTCATGTGCAGGTGCCCGGAAACCTCGGTGGCGATCACGGCCGGCTGCAGCAGCAGCCCGAGCGCCCAGTCGCCGGCCGCCCGGCGAACCAGCGGATCATCGCCGCCCCGAGCCGCCCAATCGCCACCCAACAAGGACTTCCAGAACCTCACCTCGGCCGGATAGTGCACCGCAGGGACGTCCAGGCAGACCTCGGTGACCCGGCTGAAATGACCTTCGGGCCAGTCCACCGGCGTGGGCACCGCGCCGAGAGTTTGGGTGACCAGGCAGAACACCTGGCCGGCCGGGGAGCGCATCACCAGGTAGCCGTGGCCGAAGTCGGCAATCAGCTCCGCGCCCAGCGACTCCGCGGTCTCGGCGGCCGTCCACGGGTCGGTGACGTGCAGGTCCAGATGTACCCGGGTGGGGCCGTCACCGAGCCGCTGCACCCGCAGGTACTCGTCCCCGGTGTGCGGCAGCAGGCTGGCGAACTCCTCGAACTGGCCGCGGCGAGCCGAGAGCCGGTGTCCGGTGGCGTCCACCCAGAAATCCACGCCCGCGTCGAACTCGGACGCGGGGAAGTCGGCGAAGGCGGTCAGCCAGAACGGCGTGGCCTCGGACATGGCAGCTCCTCGCCGGCCGGGACGATCATGAGCCGGCGAGATCCCGGCTGCGGTCGCGAGCGGCCTCCATGGCAGTGATGAAAGCAGCCTTGACCTTGTTCGCCTCCAGCTCGCGCAACGCGGCCGCAGTGGTGCCGCCGGGCGAGGTGACTCGCTCGCGCAGCACGGTCGGGTGCTCCCCGGAATCGGCCAGCAGCTTGGCCGAGCCGTACATGGTCTGCACCACCAAGGTGGTGGCGATGTCTCGCGGCAGGCCGAGCATCACACCGGCGTCGATCATGGCTTCCACCACGAAGAACAGGTAGGCCGGGCCGGAGCCGGAAATCGCGGTGACCGCGTCCTGGTACTTCTCCGGGACGGTCACCACCTTGCCGACCGCGCTGAGCAGGCCGGTGACGAACTCCAGGTTGGCGGCAGTGGCCGACGAGCCGCCGGAGATGGCGGCCATCCCCTCGTCCACCTGGGCCGGGGTATTGGGCATCACCCGGACCACCGGAGTGCCATCAGGCAGCGCAGCCTCCAGTCGGCTGGTCGAGACACCGGCGCACAGCGACACCACCAAGGCACCTGGACGCAGCGCGGACGCCACCTGCGGCAGCACCTCGGCCACATCCTGCGGCTTGACCACGATCACCACGGCATCCGCCCCGGCCACAGCCGGTTCGGTGTCGGCGATCGAGATGCCGTGCCGGGCGCTGAGCTCGGTCAGTCGAGCCGCGTGCCGATCGGCGGCGGTGATCTGGCTCGGCTCCCAGCCGGCCCGGATCAGCCCGGCGATCAGGGTCTCCCCCATCACGCCGGCGCCGACCACCGCCAGGCTGTTCATCGCGAGGCCACCACTTCGGCGATCTGGACGGCGTTGAGGGCGGCCCCCTTGCGCAGGTTGTCGTTGCTGATGAACAGCACCAGGCCGTGTCCGCCGGGCACCGACTGGTCGGTGCGGATCCGGCCCACGAAGCTCGGGTCGGCGCCGGCCGCTTCGCGCGGGGTCGGCACGTCCGACAGCGCCACCCCGGGGGCGGTGGACAGCAGTGCGGTGGCCTGGGCGACCGTGGTCTCCTCGGCGAACTCGGCGTGGATGCTCAGCGAGTGGCCGCTGAACACCGGGACGCGCACGCAGGTGCCCGCGACCAGCAGGTCGGGAATGTGCAGGATCTTGCGCGACTCGTTGCGCAGCTTCTGCTCCTCGTCGGTCTCGCCACTGCCGTCATCGACCAGCGAACCGGCCAGCGGGACGACGTTGAAGGCGATCGGCTTCACATACGGTGTCGGGTCGCCGGCCGGCACCGCGGTGCCGTCCAGGGCGAGCCGGGCCGGGTCGACCGCGGCAGCGGTCTGGTCGGCCAGGGCGCGGACGCCCTTCACCCCGGAGCCGGAGACGGCCTGATACGTGGCCACCGTGAGCCGAGTGAGCCGCCAGGCGTCGTGCA
The nucleotide sequence above comes from Propionicimonas paludicola. Encoded proteins:
- a CDS encoding aspartate-semialdehyde dehydrogenase, yielding MRVGVFGATGQVGGVMRTLLAERNFPVDEIRFFSSARSAGTKLPWAGGEIVVEDTATADFSGIDIALFSAGASTSREFAPKVAAAGAIVIDNSSAWRMDPDVPLVVSEVNPEDALNPAKGIIANPNCTTMAAMPVLKPLHDAWRLTRLTVATYQAVSGSGVKGVRALADQTAAAVDPARLALDGTAVPAGDPTPYVKPIAFNVVPLAGSLVDDGSGETDEEQKLRNESRKILHIPDLLVAGTCVRVPVFSGHSLSIHAEFAEETTVAQATALLSTAPGVALSDVPTPREAAGADPSFVGRIRTDQSVPGGHGLVLFISNDNLRKGAALNAVQIAEVVASR
- a CDS encoding ABC transporter substrate-binding protein; translated protein: MKRISGLALVATSASLALVLTACSGGAAGTAAPSGSPASSSAAAPAEARTFTIWDYESDDSAMGQAWAKAIEIFKSKHPEVTVKTEEQTFEQIQKNAKIVLTGDTVPDVMEYNKGNATAGQLAAQGLIAPLTDAAKQYGWDTKLAGSLSATAKYDDKGLMGSGEWYGVPNYGEFVGVYYNKDMFDKYSLKVPTTMDEFLKVMDTFKAKGVTPLATAGAEYPLGQLWYELVLANGDRSFVDGYQLFKSDVNWQGAPLTTGTQTLSDWIKKGYLAKNSAALKAEDMGVAFIKGTYPMMVSGSWWFGRLSTEMKANWGMFTFPGNKLHPGSSGNLWVVPTKAKNADLAKEFIDITLSKDVQNVLAAKGGLPVAGDTSAITDPKVKELTENFNSILSQDGLAFYPDWPVAGFYDVIVAQLQALANGNKDVNATLEGLGKAYTTGKADILNG
- a CDS encoding LacI family DNA-binding transcriptional regulator, coding for MATIADVARKAGVSVSTVSYALSGTRPISDETRQRIQVAMRELGYHPNAMARSLASRRSNVIALIYPEVATVGNTGGEFVQAAAQRARESGYQLVLWPFRDSEGKEMRNLARQGMADGVLVMEVCLDDDRIDILEAAKIPYAMIGRTRDVSARPSVDIDFEATVIGAIDHLAGLGHRHIAFINHSQERIDAGYGPAVRAAAAFDEQMAKRGLTALSRACEDSPVVGRKVTADLLTSDPRVTAFVTMNELATFGVYAELQARRLAIPDDVSVLGIVTSPGVGTLSYPVLSTMHSPGGELGRLAVDCLLSQLDPARQPIPNQLIACVLEPGMSIGPARTIANVDLGRS
- a CDS encoding carbohydrate ABC transporter permease, coding for MATTATAPRRRRKASWVGYLPYLLPAIIAFAVIIGYPLAMNLYFSLFRWKGGLAPMRWVGLGNYADLLADEAFWTSFRNSISMIVAMVIIPTIIGLILAAVLFDYLGRCFGPRVAAVLRATYYLPQILPVAVAGIVWNWILNAQDGAVNVFLGQLGVTDPPDWLGNPALAMPSVMLVLIWVQIGYPVVIFMSALQRVDPELYEAAELDGAGWGARFRAITLPQIKPETFVVTLTCTIAALKVFAPVYVLTRGGPEGTTLVPSYYSFLNFFDKSKVGYGAAVATVLTLVIIAIASAILFFQARVEREERGAR
- the proC gene encoding pyrroline-5-carboxylate reductase, whose product is MNSLAVVGAGVMGETLIAGLIRAGWEPSQITAADRHAARLTELSARHGISIADTEPAVAGADAVVIVVKPQDVAEVLPQVASALRPGALVVSLCAGVSTSRLEAALPDGTPVVRVMPNTPAQVDEGMAAISGGSSATAANLEFVTGLLSAVGKVVTVPEKYQDAVTAISGSGPAYLFFVVEAMIDAGVMLGLPRDIATTLVVQTMYGSAKLLADSGEHPTVLRERVTSPGGTTAAALRELEANKVKAAFITAMEAARDRSRDLAGS
- a CDS encoding VOC family protein, with the protein product MSEATPFWLTAFADFPASEFDAGVDFWVDATGHRLSARRGQFEEFASLLPHTGDEYLRVQRLGDGPTRVHLDLHVTDPWTAAETAESLGAELIADFGHGYLVMRSPAGQVFCLVTQTLGAVPTPVDWPEGHFSRVTEVCLDVPAVHYPAEVRFWKSLLGGDWAARGGDDPLVRRAAGDWALGLLLQPAVIATEVSGHLHMSTDDRPAEVERLTALGAQSRAVRSGWTVMEAPGGLSLCVLDLGDGRTP
- a CDS encoding PfkB family carbohydrate kinase, with protein sequence MSAPTGWFVGLATLDVVQRVDGVPAPNQKVVATDTWLAAGGPAANAAIAFAALGGRPVLWTAIGHGSAADVVRADLAGAGVEVIDAAPPGFELTASCVLVDSATGDRIVVSGSAHQPDFPTLPAPELGRAQVLLVDGHHPALALPAARFANERGLPIVVDAGSHKPSFDELFPLASDVLCSADYVHPGGLDASALLALGPQLISVSHGAQPLQWWTATATGQVVPDSIRAADTLGAGDVLHGAYAYALAAGLPRTQALALAVAAASTRVASIGPFVWRSALHSLLS